The following coding sequences lie in one Borrelia coriaceae genomic window:
- the bdr gene encoding Bdr family repetitive protein, with protein sequence MGLPQTIGITRQMVLNELIKAGINRDIADDLSYRYYHNELTFKDLELIKMELKSDIKDLDNKIDENKIKLESTLKLHNWMFGTIITLCTGIFLTLIGIIYSFLSK encoded by the coding sequence ATGGGACTTCCTCAAACAATAGGAATTACAAGACAAATGGTCTTAAATGAACTTATTAAAGCAGGTATTAACAGGGACATTGCTGACGATCTGTCTTACAGATATTATCACAACGAGCTTACTTTTAAAGATCTTGAACTGATTAAAATGGAATTAAAATCTGATATTAAAGACCTTGATAATAAAATTGACGAAAACAAAATTAAACTTGAAAGTACATTAAAATTACATAATTGGATGTTTGGAACCATTATTACCCTATGTACAGGTATTTTTTTAACTTTAATTGGAATTATTTACTCTTTTTTAAGTAAGTAA